Proteins encoded together in one Hemiscyllium ocellatum isolate sHemOce1 chromosome 9, sHemOce1.pat.X.cur, whole genome shotgun sequence window:
- the ipp gene encoding actin-binding protein IPP isoform X2 produces MAHCVHPKPGPGPGPGPGPGCEAAQSACDKHARLLLSQINRMRGRADFCDVQLQVEEQLFSVHKLILAASSPYFAVLFAGGMQETSKTLIQIHGIEAETFRLLLEFIYTGIIDVSVKNVQEVILAADMLQLTEIVNMCSTFLKGQVDPSNCVGIYQFAEQIACHDLMEFSESYIYVHFLEVCKTEEFMGLEKDQLVKILKSEELHIEDEYQVFTTAMEWVLKDMGKRKKYVIEILDPVRFPLLSSRRLFKYIEGIPDFSLRVALQKLLEEYREVSKPQKESKFYKLSPASKIRPRRKARKYLYAIGGYTRLQGGRWSDSRTLSCVERFDSFSQYWTTVSSLHQARSGLGVAVLEGMIYVIGGGWVGADIGKTMERFDPSDNKWEVIGNMLVPRYFFGCCEMQGLIYVVGGLSDSGSELCSAEMFNPLTRRWTQLDDMKTKRAYVGVAALNDCVYAVGGWNETQNALRTVEKYSLQEEKWFEVSPMKMARAGVSVIAVNGLLYAVGGRTSGRDSSAPVTLDSVEVYDPHTDTWIEIGNMITSRCDGGVAVL; encoded by the exons ATGGCCCATTGCGTTCACCCGAAGCCGGGCCCTGGCCCAGGCCCTGGCCCAGGCCCAGGCTGTGAGGCGGCGCAGTCGGCCTGCGATAAACACGCCCGGCTCCTGCTCTCCCAGATAAACCGCATGAGGGGCCGGGCTGACTTCTGCGATGTGCAGCTGCAGGTGGAGGAGCAGCTTTTCAGCGTGCACAAGCTGATCCTGGCCGCCAGCAGCCCGTACTTCGCTGTGCTGTTCGCAGGAGGGATGCAGGAAACCAGCAAAACTCTCATCCAGATCCACGGAATCGAGGCAGAAACATTCCGCTTACTCCTGGAGTTTATCTACACCG GTATCATTGATGTCAGCGTCAAAAATGTACAAGAAGTGATCCTTGCAGCGGATATGTTGCAGTTAACTGAGATTGTGAACATGTGCAGTACCTTTTTAAAAGGGCAAGTTGATCCCTCAAACTGTGTTGGAATTTATCAATTTGCTGAGCAAATTGCATGTCATGATCTTATGGAGTTCAGTGAAAGCTACATTTATGTGCACTTCCTGGAGGTATGTAAAACTGAGGAATTTATGGGATTAGAGAAAGATCAACTTGTAAAGATATTAAAAAGTGAAGAACTCCACATTGAAGATGAATATCAAGTTTTCACAACTGCTATGGAATGGGTACTCAAAGACATGGGCAAAAGGAAAAAATATGTGATTGAAATTCTGGATCCTGTTCGATTTCCTCTATTGTCTTCACGAAGATTATTCAAGTACATTGAAG GTATTCCTGACTTCAGTCTACGTGTCGCCTtacagaagttgttggaggaatatAGGGAGGTCAGTAAACCTCAGAAAGAGAGCAAGTTCTACAAATTATCACCTGCATCAAAGATTCGTCCCCGAAGGAAGGCCAGGAAGTACCTCTATGcaatag GAGGGTACACCCGACTTCAGGGGGGACGCTGGAGTGACAGCAGAACTCTTAGTTGTGTGGAACggtttgattcattcagtcaGTACTGGACCACGGTGTCGTCCCTCCACCAAGCCCGAAGTGGACTAGGTGTTGCAGTACTCGAAGGGATGATCTACGTAATAGGTG GAGGATGGGTAGGAGCAGACATTGGGAAGACTATGGAAAGATTTGACCCCTCTGACAATAAATGGGAAGTTATTGGTAACATGCTTGTCCCTCGGTACTTCTTCGGGTGTTGTGAAATGCAAG GTTTAATTTATGTTGTTGGAGGTTTGAGTGACTCAGGGTCAGAACTCTGTTCAGCTGAAATGTTCAATCCTCTCACAAGGCGTTGGACACAGCTAGATGATATGAAGACAAAACGAGCCTATGTTGGAGTAGCTGCTCTGAATGACTGTGTTTATGCTGTTGGAGGATGGAATGAGACTCAGAATGCTCTGCGGACAGTAGAGAAGTATTCACTTCAGGAG GAGAAGTGGTTTGAGGTTTCACCAATGAAAATGGCAAGAGCAGGTGTTTCAGTCATTGCTGTTAATGGCCTTCTTTACGCAGTAGGAGGGCGGACATCAGGTAGGGATTCCTCAGCTCCTGTTACTCTGGACTCTGTCGAAGTTTATGATCCTCATACTGACACGTGGATAGAAATCGGGAATATGATAACTAGCCGATGTGATGGTGGAGTAGCTGTGCTTTAA
- the ipp gene encoding actin-binding protein IPP isoform X1 — protein sequence MAHCVHPKPGPGPGPGPGPGCEAAQSACDKHARLLLSQINRMRGRADFCDVQLQVEEQLFSVHKLILAASSPYFAVLFAGGMQETSKTLIQIHGIEAETFRLLLEFIYTGIIDVSVKNVQEVILAADMLQLTEIVNMCSTFLKGQVDPSNCVGIYQFAEQIACHDLMEFSESYIYVHFLEVCKTEEFMGLEKDQLVKILKSEELHIEDEYQVFTTAMEWVLKDMGKRKKYVIEILDPVRFPLLSSRRLFKYIEGIPDFSLRVALQKLLEEYREVSKPQKESKFYKLSPASKIRPRRKARKYLYAIGGYTRLQGGRWSDSRTLSCVERFDSFSQYWTTVSSLHQARSGLGVAVLEGMIYVIGGESDSMIFDCAERYDPVTKQWAAVASMNSPRCGLAVCACHAAIYALGGWVGADIGKTMERFDPSDNKWEVIGNMLVPRYFFGCCEMQGLIYVVGGLSDSGSELCSAEMFNPLTRRWTQLDDMKTKRAYVGVAALNDCVYAVGGWNETQNALRTVEKYSLQEEKWFEVSPMKMARAGVSVIAVNGLLYAVGGRTSGRDSSAPVTLDSVEVYDPHTDTWIEIGNMITSRCDGGVAVL from the exons ATGGCCCATTGCGTTCACCCGAAGCCGGGCCCTGGCCCAGGCCCTGGCCCAGGCCCAGGCTGTGAGGCGGCGCAGTCGGCCTGCGATAAACACGCCCGGCTCCTGCTCTCCCAGATAAACCGCATGAGGGGCCGGGCTGACTTCTGCGATGTGCAGCTGCAGGTGGAGGAGCAGCTTTTCAGCGTGCACAAGCTGATCCTGGCCGCCAGCAGCCCGTACTTCGCTGTGCTGTTCGCAGGAGGGATGCAGGAAACCAGCAAAACTCTCATCCAGATCCACGGAATCGAGGCAGAAACATTCCGCTTACTCCTGGAGTTTATCTACACCG GTATCATTGATGTCAGCGTCAAAAATGTACAAGAAGTGATCCTTGCAGCGGATATGTTGCAGTTAACTGAGATTGTGAACATGTGCAGTACCTTTTTAAAAGGGCAAGTTGATCCCTCAAACTGTGTTGGAATTTATCAATTTGCTGAGCAAATTGCATGTCATGATCTTATGGAGTTCAGTGAAAGCTACATTTATGTGCACTTCCTGGAGGTATGTAAAACTGAGGAATTTATGGGATTAGAGAAAGATCAACTTGTAAAGATATTAAAAAGTGAAGAACTCCACATTGAAGATGAATATCAAGTTTTCACAACTGCTATGGAATGGGTACTCAAAGACATGGGCAAAAGGAAAAAATATGTGATTGAAATTCTGGATCCTGTTCGATTTCCTCTATTGTCTTCACGAAGATTATTCAAGTACATTGAAG GTATTCCTGACTTCAGTCTACGTGTCGCCTtacagaagttgttggaggaatatAGGGAGGTCAGTAAACCTCAGAAAGAGAGCAAGTTCTACAAATTATCACCTGCATCAAAGATTCGTCCCCGAAGGAAGGCCAGGAAGTACCTCTATGcaatag GAGGGTACACCCGACTTCAGGGGGGACGCTGGAGTGACAGCAGAACTCTTAGTTGTGTGGAACggtttgattcattcagtcaGTACTGGACCACGGTGTCGTCCCTCCACCAAGCCCGAAGTGGACTAGGTGTTGCAGTACTCGAAGGGATGATCTACGTAATAGGTG gtgaaagcgACTCCATGATTTTTGACTGTGCTGAACGATATGATCCAGTAACTAAACAATGGGCAGCGGTGGCCTCTATGAATTCCCCACGATGTGGACTTGCTGTGTGTGCCTGTCATGCTGCTATTTATGCTCTCG GAGGATGGGTAGGAGCAGACATTGGGAAGACTATGGAAAGATTTGACCCCTCTGACAATAAATGGGAAGTTATTGGTAACATGCTTGTCCCTCGGTACTTCTTCGGGTGTTGTGAAATGCAAG GTTTAATTTATGTTGTTGGAGGTTTGAGTGACTCAGGGTCAGAACTCTGTTCAGCTGAAATGTTCAATCCTCTCACAAGGCGTTGGACACAGCTAGATGATATGAAGACAAAACGAGCCTATGTTGGAGTAGCTGCTCTGAATGACTGTGTTTATGCTGTTGGAGGATGGAATGAGACTCAGAATGCTCTGCGGACAGTAGAGAAGTATTCACTTCAGGAG GAGAAGTGGTTTGAGGTTTCACCAATGAAAATGGCAAGAGCAGGTGTTTCAGTCATTGCTGTTAATGGCCTTCTTTACGCAGTAGGAGGGCGGACATCAGGTAGGGATTCCTCAGCTCCTGTTACTCTGGACTCTGTCGAAGTTTATGATCCTCATACTGACACGTGGATAGAAATCGGGAATATGATAACTAGCCGATGTGATGGTGGAGTAGCTGTGCTTTAA